A single region of the Ochotona princeps isolate mOchPri1 chromosome 10, mOchPri1.hap1, whole genome shotgun sequence genome encodes:
- the NEK2 gene encoding serine/threonine-protein kinase Nek2, whose translation MPSRVEDYDVLYTIGTGSYGRCQKVRRKSDGKILVWKELDYGSMTEAEKQMLVSEVNLLRELKHPNIVRYYDRIIDRSNTTLYIVMEYCEGGDLASVIAKGTKERQYLEEDFVLRVMTQLTLALKECHRRSDGGHTVLHRDLKPANVFLDGKQNVKLGDFGLARILNHDTSFAKTFVGTPYYMSPEQINRMSYNEKSDIWSLGCLLYELCALMPPFTAFNQKELAGKIREGKFRRIPYRYSDELNDIITRMLNLKDYQRPSVEEILESPLITDLVAEEQRRTLEKRRRRLGEPEKVQDSSPVFSELKLKEVQLQERERALKAREEQLEQKERELCVRERLAEDKLARAESLVKNYSWLRDQKLVSLGSHADLLDLPSSVIKKRVHFGGESKENITRSENAESHLTSKSKCKDLKKRLHAAQLRAQALADIEKNYQLKSRQILGMR comes from the exons ATGCCGTCCCGGGTGGAGGACTACGACGTGCTGTACACCATCGGCACGGGCTCCTATGGCCGCTGCCAGAAGGTCCGTAGGAAGAGCGACGGCAAG ATATTGGTCTGGAAAGAGCTTGACTATGGCTCCATGACAGAAGCTGAGAAACAGATGCTGGTTTCGGAAGTAAATCTGCTGCGTGAGCTCAAACACCCCAACATCGTGCGCTACTACGATCGCATCATCGACCGGAGCAACACGACACTCTACATTGTCATGGAATATTGTGAAGGGGGGGACCTGGCCAGCGTCATTGCAAAGGGAACCAAGGAGAG ACAGTACTTAGAGGAAGACTTTGTTCTTCGGGTGATGACGCAGTTGACGCTGGCCCTGAAGGAGTGTCACCGGCGAAGTGACGGTGGCCACACGGTGCTGCATCGGGACCTGAAGCCAGCCAACGTGTTcctggatggcaagcagaacgTTAAGCTTGGAGACTTCGGGCTGGCCAGGATCTTAAACCATGATACGAGCTTTGCAAAGACTTTTGTGGGGACACCTTATTACATGTCACCT GAACAGATAAATCGCATGTCATACAATGAGAAGTCAGACATCTGGTCCCTGGGCTGTCTGCTGTATGAGCTGTGCGCACTGAT GCCTCCATTTACAGCTTTCAACCAAAAAGAACTAGCTGGAAAGATCAGGGAAGGCAAATTCAGGCGGATTCCATACCGTTACTCAGATGAATTGAATGATATTATCACGAGGATGCTAAATCTGAAG GATTACCAGCGGCCTTCAGTGGAGGAAATCCTCGAGAGCCCTTTGATTACAGACTTGGTCGCAGAAGAGCAAAGGCGGACCCTGGAGAAAAGGAGGCGACGATTAGGAGAGCCGGAGAAAGTACAGGACTCCAGCCCGGTCTTCAGTGAGCTGAAGCTAAAGGAGGTACAGCTGCAGGAGCGGGAGCGAGCCCTCAAAGCCAGagaggagcaactagagc AGAAGGAACGTGAGCTCTGTGTCCGGGAGAGGCTAGCGGAGGACAAGCTGGCCCGCGCGGAGAGCCTGGTCAAGAACTACAGCTGGCTAAGGGACCAGAAGCTCGTGTCCCTGGGGAGCCATGCAG ACCTCCTTGACCTTCCATCCTCAGTCATCAAGAAGAGAGTTCATTTCGGTGGGGAAAGCAAAGAGAACATCACAAGGAGCGAGAATGCCGAGAGCCATCTCACGTCCAAGTCCAAGTGCAAAGACTTGAAGAAAAGACTGCATGCTGCCCAGCTGCGGGCCCAGGCTCTGGCGGATATCGAAAAAAATTACCAGTTGAAGAGCCGGCAGATCCTGGGCATGCGCTAG